One genomic segment of Salarias fasciatus chromosome 8, fSalaFa1.1, whole genome shotgun sequence includes these proteins:
- the cdc42ep4b gene encoding cdc42 effector protein 4 — MPILKQLVNNSNQSKRRSRADLTAEMISAPLGDFRHTMHVGRGGDAFGDTSFLSTRSGEPPKEPEPKHGSPGPKPGLLARTFRGSKRSQSVNRGDKYDYNAMGSSTGSSQFVKNAISMPYLNDEGTNRGSTLPKSVSSSPMKTLTEADTKPANGAAAVATLDPEFDERNFGELTDLPPSMPRGNGMKHAESMMSFHIDLGPSMLGDILSVMEKKGWEDDDLGYEEGKGSEGHGSPSTIPHIDDEDEDAAVERPPARPPRSVDQRAAAVDPYTPELHARGSRHRHADSCSLSSSGSGADDKPLYQLHDADTDSAKYSSPRGDDDRDFTFMDEDEDDDEIRV, encoded by the coding sequence ATGCCGATTCTCAAGCAGCTGGTGAACAACTCCAACCAGTCGAAGCGCCGGTCCCGGGCCGACCTGACGGCCGAGATGATCAGCGCGCCGCTGGGGGACTTCCGCCACACGATGCACGTGGGGCGAGGAGGCGACGCGTTCGGGGACACGTCGTTTCTCAGCACCCGGTCAGGAGAGCCTCCCAAAGAGCCGGAGCCCAAGCACGGCTCCCCGGGGCCCAAGCCGGGGCTGCTGGCCCGCACCTTCAGGGGCAGCAAGCGGTCCCAGTCCGTCAACCGCGGCGACAAGTACGACTACAACGCCATGGGgtcctccaccggctcctcccAGTTTGTGAAGAACGCCATATCCATGCCTTACCTGAACGACGAGGGGACGAACCGGGGGAGCACTCTGCCGAAGAGCGTCTCCTCCAGTCCCATGAAGACCCTGACGGAGGCGGACACCAAGCCGGCGAAcggcgcggcggcggtggcCACGCTCGACCCGGAGTTCGACGAGCGCAACTTCGGCGAGCTGACGGACCTGCCGCCGTCCATGCCCCGCGGGAACGGGATGAAGCACGCCGAGTCCATGATGTCCTTCCACATCGACCTGGGGCCGTCCATGCTGGGCGACATCCTGAGCGTGATGGAGAAGAAGGGCTGGGAGGACGACGACCTCGGCTACGAGGAGGGCAAAGGCAGCGAGGGCCACGGATCGCCGTCCACGATCCCCCACAtcgacgacgaggacgaggacgccgCGGTGGAGCGGCCCCCGGCCAGACCGCCGCGCAGCGTGGACcagcgcgccgccgccgtggaTCCCTACACCCCCGAGCTCCACGCCAGGGGCAGCCGCCACCGCCACGCCGACAGCTGCTCGCTGTCCAGCTCCGGCTCCGGCGCCGACGACAAGCCGCTCTACCAGCTCCACGACGCCGACACGGACAGCGCCAAGTACAGCTCGCCGCGCGGCGACGACGACAGAGATTTCACCTTCatggacgaggacgaggacgacgacgagATCCGGGTGTAG